From a region of the Cucumis sativus cultivar 9930 chromosome 6, Cucumber_9930_V3, whole genome shotgun sequence genome:
- the LOC101222644 gene encoding probable protein phosphatase 2C 4 — MGNGIGKLGVCFTGINDGRRRPDISVLLTNPLDEGLGHSFCYVRPDPLRLSLSKVHSEETTTFRSISGASVSANTSTPLSTALIDLYSYNSIDRAAAFESSTSFASIPLQPIPRNMINSGPISGNFSGIPCSGPLERGFLSGPIERGFMSGPLDRGIFSGPLDNNSTSNEFQRSFSHGAGFNSRSRSRKSRLIRILRTAISKSLHRGQNSIVAPIKPVKEPDWIVLPEKHNENLTVSSLNFSSEGSLDDDDSMESQNLQWAQGKAGEDRVHVVVSEEHGWVFVGIYDGFNGPDAPDYLLSNLYSSVHKELKGLLWDEKLDSAIVAAPATSPVQSENPLSETRDLGRNRVSDACSQCVEQENHPCVSGDGNSGLNSRKRKGKNLRGKFRGAAEKWEDNQRRWKCEWDRERLELDRRLKEQLNRSGSNGSRLINHSDVLKALSQALKKTEEAYLDIADKMLDENPELALMGSCVLVMLMKGDDVYVMNVGDSRAVLAQKAEPDYWLGKIRQDLERINEEPVHDIEALDGDGAFTSANLTAFQLSMDHSTSVDEEVQRIKNEHPDDAGAVMNDRVKGSLKVTRAFGAGFLKQPKWNNALLEMFRIDYVGRSPYINCLPSLYHHRLGPKDRFLILSSDGLYQYFTNEEAVSEVELFIALQPEGDPAQHLVELLLFRAAKRAGMDFHELLEIPQGDRRKYHDDVSIIVISLEGRIWRSCV; from the exons ATGGGTAACGGGATTGGGAAGCTCGGCGTTTGCTTCACCGGAATCAACGACGGTAGACGGCGCCCGGATATTTCCGTTCTCTTAACAAATCCACTTGATGAAGGTCTGGGCCACTCCTTTTGCTATGTCCGCCCGGATCCCTTGAGACTTTCGTTATCAAAAGTTCATTCTGAAGAAACCACCACTTTCCGATCAATTTCTGGCGCCTCTGTAAGTGCAAATACATCAACACCTCTTTCTACTGCTCTTATTGATCTCTATTCCTACAATAGCATTGATCGAGCGGCGGCTTTTGAGAGTTCCACTTCTTTTGCTTCAATCCCTTTACAACCGATCCCTAGAAACATGATTAATTCCGGTCCGATTTCGGGGAATTTCAGTGGAATCCCCTGCTCTGGGCCTTTGGAAAGAGGGTTTTTATCGGGTCCAATTGAACGAGGGTTTATGTCGGGTCCACTGGATCGGGGGATTTTTTCGGGTCCTCTTGATAATAATTCTACATCCAATGAATTTCAGAGGAGTTTTTCTCATGGTGCTGGGTTTAATTCCAGATCTAGATCAAGAAAAAGCCGGTTAATTCGAATTCTGAGAACCGCAATTTCAAAATCGCTTCATCGAGGACAAAATTCCATTGTGGCTCCGATTAAACCGGTTAAAGAACCCGATTGGATCGTCTTACCCGAGAAGCATAACGAGAATCTGACTGTTAGTAGTTTGAATTTCAGTAGCGAAGGTAGTTTGGATGATGATGATTCAATGGAGAGCCAAAATCTGCAGTGGGCTCAGGGAAAAGCAGGGGAAGATCGTGTTCATGTTGTTGTTTCTGAAGAACATGGGTGGGTTTTCGTTGGGATTTATGATGGATTTAACGGTCCTGATGCTCCCGATTATCTTTTGTCCAATTTATATTCCTCTGTTCATAAAGAACTCAAAGGTTTGTTATGGGATGAAAAGCTCGATTCTGCTATTGTCGCCGCTCCGGCTACTTCCCCTGTTCAGTCCGAGAATCCATTGTCAGAAACAAGAGATTTGGGGAGGAATCGAGTGAGTGATGCTTGTTCTCAGTGTGTAGAACAAGAAAATCATCCCTGTGTTAGTGGAGATGGGAATTCTGGATTGAATTCTAGGAAAAGGAAAGGTAAGAATTTAAGAGGAAAGTTTAGAGGAGCTGCTGAGAAATGGGAGGATAATCAACGGCGGTGGAAATGCGAATGGGACCGGGAAAGATTAGAACTCGACCGGAGGTTAAAGGAGCAGTTAAATCGATCAGGATCCAATGGTTCTAGGTTGATTAATCATTCGGATGTTCTCAAAGCTCTGTCCCAAGCATTGAAGAAAACAGAGGAAGCTTATTTGGATATTGCAGACAAGATGCTTGATGAAAATCCTGAACTGGCTTTGATGGGTTCTTGTGTGCTTGTAATGCTTATGAAGGGAGATGATGTTTATGTTATGAATGTTGGTGACAGCCGAGCAGTTTTAGCGCAGAAGGCGGAGCCTGATTATTGGCTTGGGAAGATTCGACAAGACTTGGAGAGGATTAATGAAGAACCAGTTCATGATATTGAAGCATTAGATGGTGATGGAGCATTCACTTCCGCTAACCTTACTGCTTTTCAGCTTTCCATGGATCATAGTACCAGTGTTGATGAG GAAGTtcagagaataaaaaatgaacaccCTGATGATGCTGGTGCCGTGATGAACGATCGTGTCAAAGGGTCGTTGAAGGTTACTCGAGCATTCGGGGCTGGGTTCCTCAAACAG CCTAAATGGAACAATGCATTGTTGGAAATGTTCAGAATCGACTACGTTGGGAGATCGCCATACATCAATTGTTTACCATCTCTCTACCACCATAGATTGGGACCAAAAGACAGGTTTTTGATACTATCATCAGATGGACTCTACCAGTACTTCACAAACGAAGAAGCTGTTTCCGAAGTCGAACTTTTCATCGCATTGCAACCCGAAGGAGACCCGGCTCAACATCTGGTTGAATTACTGCTGTTTCGGGCTGCAAAAAGAGCTG GTATGGATTTCCATGAGTTACTCGAAATACCACAGGGTGATCGGAGGAAGTATCACGATGATGTATCGATCATTGTAATTTCATTAGAAGGAAGGATATGGAGATCTTGTGTATAA
- the LOC101203084 gene encoding U-box domain-containing protein 33 isoform X1 translates to MELLNLLHSPHFSSLDALHGFYSSSTLPTPMLKPRLCGVVEEASGGDSGDFVYVAVGKSVEKSTSLLRWTFRCFGDKEIRLLHVHQLSSVIPTLLGKLPASQANTDVVAAYRKKEWGQTSQLLENYLGYCHRAKVKAGIVMMEAEQVQIGIVDLVNKHKVRKLVMGTMADSCVRMKVKKSSSKADYAARNIPLPCEIWFVDKGNHIWTREAVEGSCSASPSLLRELAITKENCSQSSLVDNSHSFNQQYSHSSSANGIIEGFNCIDKEPFHVEGVMSSSLDIHFTYPLRISSSSASTSSDSGYSSVEGREPTSSDSKVEERGLNGELKDAILETEASRNEAIAMHLICRKMEQEAAESIKKFKVFKCVNEHEIDLRRETEELLRTIIEKKQTLSEERTEIHEELESTMKTLALLDSQAQEVNQKHEEATAELRNIQASIAALKKEKQTMQSQKMNALNWLSQWKSQEASLENYNASIRVMEHQTQLIEFTFLELQMATCDFSESFKISHGGYGCLYKGEMLGKTVAIRKLHPHYILGPAEFREEVEVLGKLQHPHLVTLLGVCTEAWSLIYEYLPHGNLQSHLFQKGNTPPLTWKTRARIIAEIGSALCFLHSSKPEKIVHGDLKPENILLDSEFISKICDFGIYRLVSEETLYCPSFRRSTEPKGAFSHTDPECQRDGVLTPKSDIYSFGLIILQLLSGKPIVGLVIELRKAISFGRLESVLDLSAGEWPIDVARRLVDIGLQCCELKGSDRPELTPTIVRELKQLQNFEERPVPSYFLCPILQEIMQDPQVAADGFTYEGEAIREWFNNGRETSPMTNLKLSHLHLTPNHAVRLAIQDWLCRV, encoded by the exons ATGGAGCTTTTGAATCTTCTTCATTCTCCTCATTTCTCTTCTCTTGACGCCCTTCATGGGTTTTATTCCTCTTCCACTCTGCCTACTCCGATGTTGAAACCTCGTTTGTGTGGTGTCGTCGAAGAAGCTTCTGGCGGCGACAGTGgtgattttgtttatgtgGCTGTTGGCAAATCAGTTGAGAAGTCTACGAGTTTGCTTAGGTGGACTTTTCGTTGTTTTGGTGATAAAGAAATTCGACTCCTCCATGTTCATCAGCTCTCTTCTGTTATACCCACGCTAC TGGGGAAACTACCTGCAAGCCAGGCGAATACGGATGTGGTGGCTGCATATAGGAAGAAGGAGTGGGGACAAACATCTCAACTTCTTGAAAATTACTTGGGATACTGCCATAGAGCCAAG GTCAAAGCTGGTATCGTTATGATGGAAGCTGAACAAGTTCAGATAGGGATTGTAGATTTGGTTAACAAACACAAAGTTAGGAAGCTTGTCATGGGGACTATGGCAGATAG TTGTGTGAGAATGAAAGTAAAGAAGAGCTCTAGTAAAGCAGATTATGCTGCTAGAAATATCCCTTTGCCATGTGAGATATGGTTTGTCGACAAAGGGAACCATATTTGGACCAGAGAAGCTGTTGAAGGATCATGTTCTGCTTCACCATCGTTGCTGCGCGAGCTGGCtatcacaaaagaaaattgttcaCAGTCATCTCTGGTTGATAACAGTCACTCATTCAACCAACAATATTCTCATTCTAGCTCTGCCAATGGTATAATTGAAGGCTTCAATTGCATTGATAAGGAACCCTTTCATGTAGAAGGTGTTATGTCGAGTTCTTTGGATATACATTTCACATACCCTTTGCGGATTTCTTCTAGTTCAGCTAGTACGAGCTCTGATTCAGGATATTCATCAGTTGAAGGGAGGGAACCAACAAGCTCTGATTCAAAGGTTGAGGAAAGGGGTTTAAATGGTGAACTTAAAGATGCCATTCTAGAAACAGAGGCATCAAGGAACGAAGCAATTGCGATGCATTTAATATGTAGAAAGATGGAACAAGAAGCTGCAGAATCTATAAAAAAG TTCAAGGTCTTCAAATGTGTCAATGAACATGAAATTGATCTTAGGAGAGAGACTGAGGAATTGTTGAGGACTATTATAGAGAAGAAACAAACTCTCTCAGAAGAAAGAACTGAAATACACGAGGAGCTAGAGAGCACCATGAAAACTCTTGCTCTTCTTGACAGTCAGGCACAGGAAGTAAATCAGAAGCATGAAGAGGCCACTGCAGAACTAAGAAATATACAAGCATCAATTGCAGCTCTCAAGAAGGAAAAGCAGACAATGCAAAGCCAAAAGATGAATGCTCTGAATTGGCTATCCCAATGGAAAAGTCAGGAGGCTTCATTGGAAAATTATAATGCTTCAATCAGAGTTATGGAGCACCAAACTCAGCTGATTGAATTTACATTCTTGGAATTACAGATGGCCACATGTGACTTCTCTGAAAGCTTCAAGATTTCTCACGGAGGTTATGGTTGTCTTTATAAGGGTGAAATGTTGGGTAAGACAGTTGCTATAAGGAAGTTGCATCCACATTATATCCTGGGTCCAGCAGAGTTTCGTGAAGAG GTTGAAGTATTGGGTAAACTACAACACCCTCATTTAGTGACATTGCTTGGCGTATGCACAGAAGCATGGTCCCTAATATATGAGTACTTACCCCATGGGAACCTCCAAAGTCACCTTTTTCAAAAAGGCAACACTCCTCCATTGACGTGGAAGACTCGAGCACGAATAATAGCTGAAATTGGAAGTGCCCTTTGTTTCTTGCACTCTTCAAAGCCTGAAAAGATTGTCCATGGAGATCTAAAGCCCGAAAACATCCTTTTAGATTCTGAATTCATCTCCAAAATATGTGATTTTGGTATTTATAGGCTAGTATCTGAAGAAACACTATACTGCCCAAGTTTTAGGCGGAGCACTGAACCAAAGGGTGCCTTTTCACATACAGATCCAGAATGCCAACGAGATGGAGTTCTGACACCCAAATCTGACATTTACTCCTTTGGACTGATCATTTTGCAGTTGCTCAGTGGAAAACCAATAGTTGGACTAGTAATTGAGTTGCGCAAGGCCATTTCATTTGGTCGGCTCGAGTCGGTTTTAGACTTATCGGCTGGGGAGTGGCCTATAGACGTTGCAAGGAGGTTAGTAGATATTGGTCTACAATGTTGTGAACTGAAGGGCAGTGATAGACCTGAGCTCACACCTACTATCGTGAGAGAATTAAAACAACTCCAAAACTTTGAGGAGAGGCCTGTCCCATCTTATTTCTTGTGCCCCATCCTCCAG GAGATCATGCAAGATCCACAAGTGGCAGCAGATGGCTTCACTTATGAAGGAGAAGCGATACGTGAATGGTTTAACAATGGTCGAGAAACTTCTCCgatgacaaatttgaaactCAGCCACTTGCATCTCACTCCAAATCATGCTGTGCGTCTTGCCATTCAAGATTGGCTTTGCAGAGTTTGA
- the LOC101203084 gene encoding U-box domain-containing protein 33 isoform X2, whose product MELLNLLHSPHFSSLDALHGFYSSSTLPTPMLKPRLCGVVEEASGGDSGDFVYVAVGKSVEKSTSLLRWTFRCFGDKEIRLLHVHQLSSVIPTLLGKLPASQANTDVVAAYRKKEWGQTSQLLENYLGYCHRAKVKAGIVMMEAEQVQIGIVDLVNKHKVRKLVMGTMADSCVRMKVKKSSSKADYAARNIPLPCEIWFVDKGNHIWTREAVEGSCSASPSLLRELAITKENCSQSSLVDNSHSFNQQYSHSSSANGIIEGFNCIDKEPFHVEGVMSSSLDIHFTYPLRISSSSASTSSDSGYSSVEGREPTSSDSKVEERGLNGELKDAILETEASRNEAIAMHLICRKMEQEAAESIKKMATCDFSESFKISHGGYGCLYKGEMLGKTVAIRKLHPHYILGPAEFREEVEVLGKLQHPHLVTLLGVCTEAWSLIYEYLPHGNLQSHLFQKGNTPPLTWKTRARIIAEIGSALCFLHSSKPEKIVHGDLKPENILLDSEFISKICDFGIYRLVSEETLYCPSFRRSTEPKGAFSHTDPECQRDGVLTPKSDIYSFGLIILQLLSGKPIVGLVIELRKAISFGRLESVLDLSAGEWPIDVARRLVDIGLQCCELKGSDRPELTPTIVRELKQLQNFEERPVPSYFLCPILQEIMQDPQVAADGFTYEGEAIREWFNNGRETSPMTNLKLSHLHLTPNHAVRLAIQDWLCRV is encoded by the exons ATGGAGCTTTTGAATCTTCTTCATTCTCCTCATTTCTCTTCTCTTGACGCCCTTCATGGGTTTTATTCCTCTTCCACTCTGCCTACTCCGATGTTGAAACCTCGTTTGTGTGGTGTCGTCGAAGAAGCTTCTGGCGGCGACAGTGgtgattttgtttatgtgGCTGTTGGCAAATCAGTTGAGAAGTCTACGAGTTTGCTTAGGTGGACTTTTCGTTGTTTTGGTGATAAAGAAATTCGACTCCTCCATGTTCATCAGCTCTCTTCTGTTATACCCACGCTAC TGGGGAAACTACCTGCAAGCCAGGCGAATACGGATGTGGTGGCTGCATATAGGAAGAAGGAGTGGGGACAAACATCTCAACTTCTTGAAAATTACTTGGGATACTGCCATAGAGCCAAG GTCAAAGCTGGTATCGTTATGATGGAAGCTGAACAAGTTCAGATAGGGATTGTAGATTTGGTTAACAAACACAAAGTTAGGAAGCTTGTCATGGGGACTATGGCAGATAG TTGTGTGAGAATGAAAGTAAAGAAGAGCTCTAGTAAAGCAGATTATGCTGCTAGAAATATCCCTTTGCCATGTGAGATATGGTTTGTCGACAAAGGGAACCATATTTGGACCAGAGAAGCTGTTGAAGGATCATGTTCTGCTTCACCATCGTTGCTGCGCGAGCTGGCtatcacaaaagaaaattgttcaCAGTCATCTCTGGTTGATAACAGTCACTCATTCAACCAACAATATTCTCATTCTAGCTCTGCCAATGGTATAATTGAAGGCTTCAATTGCATTGATAAGGAACCCTTTCATGTAGAAGGTGTTATGTCGAGTTCTTTGGATATACATTTCACATACCCTTTGCGGATTTCTTCTAGTTCAGCTAGTACGAGCTCTGATTCAGGATATTCATCAGTTGAAGGGAGGGAACCAACAAGCTCTGATTCAAAGGTTGAGGAAAGGGGTTTAAATGGTGAACTTAAAGATGCCATTCTAGAAACAGAGGCATCAAGGAACGAAGCAATTGCGATGCATTTAATATGTAGAAAGATGGAACAAGAAGCTGCAGAATCTATAAAAAAG ATGGCCACATGTGACTTCTCTGAAAGCTTCAAGATTTCTCACGGAGGTTATGGTTGTCTTTATAAGGGTGAAATGTTGGGTAAGACAGTTGCTATAAGGAAGTTGCATCCACATTATATCCTGGGTCCAGCAGAGTTTCGTGAAGAG GTTGAAGTATTGGGTAAACTACAACACCCTCATTTAGTGACATTGCTTGGCGTATGCACAGAAGCATGGTCCCTAATATATGAGTACTTACCCCATGGGAACCTCCAAAGTCACCTTTTTCAAAAAGGCAACACTCCTCCATTGACGTGGAAGACTCGAGCACGAATAATAGCTGAAATTGGAAGTGCCCTTTGTTTCTTGCACTCTTCAAAGCCTGAAAAGATTGTCCATGGAGATCTAAAGCCCGAAAACATCCTTTTAGATTCTGAATTCATCTCCAAAATATGTGATTTTGGTATTTATAGGCTAGTATCTGAAGAAACACTATACTGCCCAAGTTTTAGGCGGAGCACTGAACCAAAGGGTGCCTTTTCACATACAGATCCAGAATGCCAACGAGATGGAGTTCTGACACCCAAATCTGACATTTACTCCTTTGGACTGATCATTTTGCAGTTGCTCAGTGGAAAACCAATAGTTGGACTAGTAATTGAGTTGCGCAAGGCCATTTCATTTGGTCGGCTCGAGTCGGTTTTAGACTTATCGGCTGGGGAGTGGCCTATAGACGTTGCAAGGAGGTTAGTAGATATTGGTCTACAATGTTGTGAACTGAAGGGCAGTGATAGACCTGAGCTCACACCTACTATCGTGAGAGAATTAAAACAACTCCAAAACTTTGAGGAGAGGCCTGTCCCATCTTATTTCTTGTGCCCCATCCTCCAG GAGATCATGCAAGATCCACAAGTGGCAGCAGATGGCTTCACTTATGAAGGAGAAGCGATACGTGAATGGTTTAACAATGGTCGAGAAACTTCTCCgatgacaaatttgaaactCAGCCACTTGCATCTCACTCCAAATCATGCTGTGCGTCTTGCCATTCAAGATTGGCTTTGCAGAGTTTGA
- the LOC101203084 gene encoding U-box domain-containing protein 33 isoform X3: MMEAEQVQIGIVDLVNKHKVRKLVMGTMADSCVRMKVKKSSSKADYAARNIPLPCEIWFVDKGNHIWTREAVEGSCSASPSLLRELAITKENCSQSSLVDNSHSFNQQYSHSSSANGIIEGFNCIDKEPFHVEGVMSSSLDIHFTYPLRISSSSASTSSDSGYSSVEGREPTSSDSKVEERGLNGELKDAILETEASRNEAIAMHLICRKMEQEAAESIKKFKVFKCVNEHEIDLRRETEELLRTIIEKKQTLSEERTEIHEELESTMKTLALLDSQAQEVNQKHEEATAELRNIQASIAALKKEKQTMQSQKMNALNWLSQWKSQEASLENYNASIRVMEHQTQLIEFTFLELQMATCDFSESFKISHGGYGCLYKGEMLGKTVAIRKLHPHYILGPAEFREEVEVLGKLQHPHLVTLLGVCTEAWSLIYEYLPHGNLQSHLFQKGNTPPLTWKTRARIIAEIGSALCFLHSSKPEKIVHGDLKPENILLDSEFISKICDFGIYRLVSEETLYCPSFRRSTEPKGAFSHTDPECQRDGVLTPKSDIYSFGLIILQLLSGKPIVGLVIELRKAISFGRLESVLDLSAGEWPIDVARRLVDIGLQCCELKGSDRPELTPTIVRELKQLQNFEERPVPSYFLCPILQEIMQDPQVAADGFTYEGEAIREWFNNGRETSPMTNLKLSHLHLTPNHAVRLAIQDWLCRV; this comes from the exons ATGATGGAAGCTGAACAAGTTCAGATAGGGATTGTAGATTTGGTTAACAAACACAAAGTTAGGAAGCTTGTCATGGGGACTATGGCAGATAG TTGTGTGAGAATGAAAGTAAAGAAGAGCTCTAGTAAAGCAGATTATGCTGCTAGAAATATCCCTTTGCCATGTGAGATATGGTTTGTCGACAAAGGGAACCATATTTGGACCAGAGAAGCTGTTGAAGGATCATGTTCTGCTTCACCATCGTTGCTGCGCGAGCTGGCtatcacaaaagaaaattgttcaCAGTCATCTCTGGTTGATAACAGTCACTCATTCAACCAACAATATTCTCATTCTAGCTCTGCCAATGGTATAATTGAAGGCTTCAATTGCATTGATAAGGAACCCTTTCATGTAGAAGGTGTTATGTCGAGTTCTTTGGATATACATTTCACATACCCTTTGCGGATTTCTTCTAGTTCAGCTAGTACGAGCTCTGATTCAGGATATTCATCAGTTGAAGGGAGGGAACCAACAAGCTCTGATTCAAAGGTTGAGGAAAGGGGTTTAAATGGTGAACTTAAAGATGCCATTCTAGAAACAGAGGCATCAAGGAACGAAGCAATTGCGATGCATTTAATATGTAGAAAGATGGAACAAGAAGCTGCAGAATCTATAAAAAAG TTCAAGGTCTTCAAATGTGTCAATGAACATGAAATTGATCTTAGGAGAGAGACTGAGGAATTGTTGAGGACTATTATAGAGAAGAAACAAACTCTCTCAGAAGAAAGAACTGAAATACACGAGGAGCTAGAGAGCACCATGAAAACTCTTGCTCTTCTTGACAGTCAGGCACAGGAAGTAAATCAGAAGCATGAAGAGGCCACTGCAGAACTAAGAAATATACAAGCATCAATTGCAGCTCTCAAGAAGGAAAAGCAGACAATGCAAAGCCAAAAGATGAATGCTCTGAATTGGCTATCCCAATGGAAAAGTCAGGAGGCTTCATTGGAAAATTATAATGCTTCAATCAGAGTTATGGAGCACCAAACTCAGCTGATTGAATTTACATTCTTGGAATTACAGATGGCCACATGTGACTTCTCTGAAAGCTTCAAGATTTCTCACGGAGGTTATGGTTGTCTTTATAAGGGTGAAATGTTGGGTAAGACAGTTGCTATAAGGAAGTTGCATCCACATTATATCCTGGGTCCAGCAGAGTTTCGTGAAGAG GTTGAAGTATTGGGTAAACTACAACACCCTCATTTAGTGACATTGCTTGGCGTATGCACAGAAGCATGGTCCCTAATATATGAGTACTTACCCCATGGGAACCTCCAAAGTCACCTTTTTCAAAAAGGCAACACTCCTCCATTGACGTGGAAGACTCGAGCACGAATAATAGCTGAAATTGGAAGTGCCCTTTGTTTCTTGCACTCTTCAAAGCCTGAAAAGATTGTCCATGGAGATCTAAAGCCCGAAAACATCCTTTTAGATTCTGAATTCATCTCCAAAATATGTGATTTTGGTATTTATAGGCTAGTATCTGAAGAAACACTATACTGCCCAAGTTTTAGGCGGAGCACTGAACCAAAGGGTGCCTTTTCACATACAGATCCAGAATGCCAACGAGATGGAGTTCTGACACCCAAATCTGACATTTACTCCTTTGGACTGATCATTTTGCAGTTGCTCAGTGGAAAACCAATAGTTGGACTAGTAATTGAGTTGCGCAAGGCCATTTCATTTGGTCGGCTCGAGTCGGTTTTAGACTTATCGGCTGGGGAGTGGCCTATAGACGTTGCAAGGAGGTTAGTAGATATTGGTCTACAATGTTGTGAACTGAAGGGCAGTGATAGACCTGAGCTCACACCTACTATCGTGAGAGAATTAAAACAACTCCAAAACTTTGAGGAGAGGCCTGTCCCATCTTATTTCTTGTGCCCCATCCTCCAG GAGATCATGCAAGATCCACAAGTGGCAGCAGATGGCTTCACTTATGAAGGAGAAGCGATACGTGAATGGTTTAACAATGGTCGAGAAACTTCTCCgatgacaaatttgaaactCAGCCACTTGCATCTCACTCCAAATCATGCTGTGCGTCTTGCCATTCAAGATTGGCTTTGCAGAGTTTGA